The window TCCGGCGTGGCATCCGCCGGAAGTATCGCATTCGCCGGATCGCCGGGAAGCAGCCGCAGCAGGATAAAGATCACCAACAGTGCAATGACGAACGAGACAAGCAGAAAAAAGAACCGGTGCAGCAGATATCTTGTCAATTAGTCTTTACAATGTTGTAAGCGTAAAACTGGGAATTAAGCCCATTAATGGGATACCCTGAAACATTGGAAGCGCTGATCACGATCTGCGGGTAGAGGTAGAGCCAGACGCTGGCAGCCTCCCGGGCGATAGTTCTGTTGACCTCAAGCAGTTTTTGGGTCTGTTCTTCCGGAGTGTTTACCTGTTCCGATTCGGACACCAGCCGCACTACCTCAGGGTTGCTGTATCCCCAATAAAAGTCGGGATTCCCATACCATACAACATCACGATCATTCACGTGCTCCTGCAGTGTGGCTGCGAAATTCCGCTCCTTATATACCTTTGTGTACCACTCGTCCGCAGAAATGGAATTAATATTCACCGTAATCCCAACGGCGGCAAGTTCGCTCTTTAAGAATTCCGCTACCGTGGGGTGAGGATCATAAGTTGGAGTATCCAGGGTAAAAGCAAATCCATTGGGATAGCCTCCGGAAGCAAGCAGCTGTTTCGCCAGATTGATATCGTAGGGATTGGCGTTCACCAAAGATGCATCGTACCAGGGATCAGTCGGAGGCACCATGGAACCGATAAGGGAGCCATAATTCCCCCAAATTGAACTGAGCAGTTTTTGCCGGTTAACGGCGGAATAAATAGCCTTGCGGACATTTGCGTTATTAAAGGGAGGATTGCGATCATTAAAGGCAAGCAGTTCCTTTGTGGTGGAGGCGCCGTTATTGATCACATACTTGCGGTTGTTTTCAAACTGGGCTATCCCATCGGGGCTTTGAACCGCAGTAATGATATCAATCTGTCCACTTAAAAGGGCGTTGCTCAGGGCGCTGGCATCGGTAAAGTAATTGAATACAACCCCGGCATTTTTCGCCGGCGTACCCCAATACCCGTCCCACTTCTTGATGCTTAAGGAACTGCCCCGGGTCCACCGATCCAGGACATAAGGGCCGGTACCATCCTCAGAAGTTTTAAAATCCCTCCCGTCAATATTAAGTATCCATAAATAGGCAAGATTATAGAGGAAGGAAATAGAGGGGGTGTTAAGGGTAAAAACCACGGTCTTTGCATCAGGAGTTGCAACACTTTTTACAATCCTGAAGCTGGATATCCGGGCCGAGAGGGAACCCGGTGCGACAGCCCGTTCAAAGCTGGCCTTAACATCGGCTGAGCTTAAGGCTTTTCCTGAATGAAACCGCACCCCGTCCCGAAGGGTAATGGTGTAGGTAAGTCCATCAGCGCTTTTGGTATAGTTAACTGCTAACAGGTTTTCGACTTTTCCCTCATCAGTCAGTTTAAAAAGGCCTTCGTACACATTGCCATTAAACGCTTCCGTAACCCCCTGGCCGCCCCCTTCAGTACTGGATAAATTGGTAGGTTCGTAGAGGGAACCGATATTGATAATTACCGAAGCCGGGATTGCCCCGGATTGGTCATTCTGTGCCCTGGCATACAGATTCTGCCCGGCAAATACCGCCAAAGCCAAAACTGCTGCAAGCCCCTGTAACTTAAAATACTTCATGTTGAACTCCTTATATCATAGTAATCCGATAGGAATAAAATAGTCAAGCGGAAGATATACCAAAGAAGGATAAAAAACCTGGAAATTAAAATCAGGAACAGACCCCGATGTTTTCATTCATCTATAACCTCTCAATATCAATAATTTTTTATCGATAATAAAATATCGATTTTTTCCTAAAAGTACTTTACAAAACTTTTTCTATTTGATATAAATTTATCGATTAGTGATTTGAAAGCGAATCCCTGGGTATTACTTTCAAATTATAAGTGTTTTGTTTATGATTGAAACAGGAGGTCAGCAATGGCTGAAACAAAAAAGTACGAGACGGTCAACAGTCCGGAGACGCTGGAAAAGGCTCTGGCGGGTATACGGGCGGCGCAGAAAATCTACGCTGCTTTTACCCAGGAGCAGGTGGACAGGATTTTCTTTGCTGCGGCCTGCGCTGCGGACCGGGCGCGGATCAAGCTGGCAAAGATGGCGGTGGAAGAAACCGGCATGGGCATTGTCGAAGACAAGGTGATTAAAAACCACTATGCGGCGGAATACATATACAATGCTTACAAAAACACCAAAACCTGCGGTATTATCGAAGAGGATGCGGCTTATGGAATCAAGAAGATTGCCGAACCCATTGGGCTTATAGCGGCGGTTATCCCCACTACCAATCCTACCTCCACAGCGATTTTCAAAACCCTCATCTGCCTTAAGACCCGCAATGGGATTATCATTTCCCCCCACCCCAGGGCAAAGGGCAGCACAAATGCGGCGGCCAGGATTGTGCTGGACGCGGCAGTCGCGGCGGGCGCCCCCGAGGGGCTTATACGCTGGATAGACGAGCCGAGCCTCGAAATGACCAATACGGTAATGAAAGAGGCGGATACCATCCTCGCCACCGGAGGGCCGGGCATGGTGAAGTCGGCCTATTCTTCGGGCAAGCCGGCTATCGGCGTTGGTTCAGGCAATGTCCCGGCTGTCATCGATTCAAGTGCCGATGTGATTTTGGCGGTTAATTCAATAATCCATTCCAAGACCTTTGACAACGGCATGATTTGCGCATCGGAACAATCGGTAATTGTGCTGGACGATGTGTATGACGCGGTGAAAAAAGAATTCCAGGCCCGGGGCTGCCATTTCCTCAGTGCGGCGGATACAGAAAAAGTGCGGAAGACCATTATCATTAATGGCGCGCTTAATGCCAAAATCGTAGGGCAGAAGGCCCACACTATAGCGGCTCTTGCAGGGGTGAAAGTCCCGGAAGCTACAAAAATAATTATCGGCGAAGTTAAAAGTGTTGATATCAGCGAGGAATTTGCCCACGAAAAACTTTCGCCTGTGCTGGGCATGTACAAGGCCAAGACATTCGGCGAAGCCCTGGACAAGGCTGAACAGCTTATCCGCGACGGCGGTTACGGCCATACCGCATCCCTTTACCTTAACACGGTTACCGATAAAGCCAAGATCGATGAATTTGCTTCCCGCATGAAGACCTGCCGCATCATTGTGAATACCCCGTCTTCCCACGGCGGTATCGGGGATCTGTACAACTTCAAGCTTGCGCCGTCCCTTACCCTGGGATGCGGTTCATGGGGCGGGAACTCGGTTTCCGAAAATGTGGGAGTAAAACACTTAATGAACATTAAAACTGTTGCTGAAAGGAGGGAGAACATGCTCTGGTTCAGGGCTCCTGAAAAGATCTATATAAAGAAAGGCTGCCTCCCGGTTGCCCTGGATGAACTTAAAAATGTGCTGGGCAAAAAACGGGTATATATCGTTACCGATAACTTCCTCTACAAAAACGGATACACCAAAGCCATCACCGGCAAGCTCGACGAAATGGGAATCGTCCACGAGACCTTCTTTGACGTGGAGCCTGACCCGACTCTGGCCTGCGCGAAGAAAGGCGCCGCCCTGATGACGGCATTCCAGCCTGACTGCATTATCGCCCTGGGCGGCGGTTCCGCCATGGACGCCGGCAAAATCATGTGGGTCCTCTACGAACACCCCGAAGCCGACTTCCAGGATATGGCCATGCGCTTTATCGACATACGCAAGCGTGTCTACACCTTCCCCAAAATGGGCGAAAAAGCCTACTTTATCGCGGTTCCTACTTCGGCGGGGACGGGCAGCGAAGTAACGCCTTTTGCGGTTATCACGGATGAAAAAATCGGCATGAAGTACCCTCTGGCGGATTATGAACTCATGCCGGATATGGCAATTGTAGATGCGGACTTGATGATGAACGCGCCCAAGGGGCTCACCAGCGCATCGGGAATCGACGCGCTCACCCACGACCTGGAGGCTTATGCTTCCATGCTTGCCACGGATTATACCGACGGGCTGGCCCTCAGGTCCATGCAGATGATCTTCAAATATCTGCCCGCGGCGTACAATAATGGCGCCAACGATGCTATTGCCCGTGAAAAGATGGCTAACGCTGCAACCATGGCGGGTATGGCTTTTGCCAACGCATTCCTCGGCGTGTGCCATTCCATGGCGCATAAGCTCGGGGCTTTTCATCATCTTCCCCACGGTATTGCAAATGCCCTTTTGATAAACGAGGTGCTGCGCTTTAACGCTGTGGAAGTACCGCCCAAGATGGGGACTTTTTCCCAGTACGATCACCCCCATACCCTGGCCCGCTATGTTGAGATCGCCGACTTCCTTGGCCTTAAAGGAAAAACTGATGGGGAAAAACTTGACAGTCTTATTGCGGCAATTGATAAGCTTAAATCCGCGATAGGAATCAAAAAGACAATTAAGGATTACAACATCGACGAAAAAGATTTTCTTGCCCGCCTGGACGAAATGAGCGAGCAGGCTTTTGACGATCAATGCACTGGCGCTAACCCGCGCTATCCTTTAATTGCAGAAATCAGGCAGATGTACCTTAACGCCTATTACGGGAAAGGGGAGAAAGCATGAAACTTGAAAAAATAATCGCTGTCAGGACCGACAAAACCATCTACCTTGACGGGAACAAGGTTGTCAAAGTGATGGGCCCTTCGTACCCTGCATCGGATGTACTGTCCGAAGCGCTGAACCTGGCTTGTGTGAACGAGACACCCTTAAAAACGCCAAAGCTTCTTGAAGTGACCCAGGTTGACGGGAAGTGGGCCATCGTGTGGGAGTACATCAAAGGCAAAACCCTTGCGGAAATCATGGATAAGGACAAGGCAAATTTCGAAAAAAATATGAGCCGCTTTGTGGACATTCAGCTGGAAATGCACAGGTACAAAACCACGCGGCTGCCTCTTTTGACAGAAAAACTGCAGCGCAAGATAGGCGCCTGCGGCCTTGACGCTTCCTCCCGCTATGAATTGAGCACCAGGCTTGCAAGCCTGCCCAAGCACACAAAACTGTGCCACGGCGACTTTAACCCCAGCAATATCATCATCACCGATAAAGACGAAGCCTATATCATCGACTGGTCACATGCTACCCAGGGGAACGCCTCCGCAGATGCGGCTCAGACCTATCTCCTGTTCTGGCTTTCGGGAAACATTGATGCCGCCGGCGCATACCTGGAAAAATTCTGCAAAAAAAGCGATACCGCAAAACAGTACGTGCAGAAGTGGGTGTCCATTATTTCGGCTTCCCAGTTGGTGAAAGCAAAGCCCGCAGAAAAAGAATTTTTGCTCCATTGGGCAAATGTCGTAGAATACGAGTAATTGAGGTGTTAAAATGAAAATAACCGTTTGCATCGGAAGTTCCTGCCACCTAAAAGGTTCGCGGCAGGTGGTTGAGGGAGTGCAATCCCTCATTGCAAAACATGACCTGAAGAACAAGGTTGAATTGGGCGGTGTATTCTGCATGGGCAAATGCGACACCGGTGTTTCCGTTACGGTGGACAAAGCCTATCATTCGGTGCAGCCCGAAAATGTCGAGGCATTTTTTAAAGAAGCTGTCCTGAAAAAACTTGCATAATACATAGCCGGGGGCAGCAGATGACTGAGTATTTAAATTTAAAAGCGGCGGATTGCAAAAATTGCTATAAGTGCATCAGGCATTGTCCGGTAAAGGCCATTCAATTTACCGGCAATTCGGCGCAGATTATACCGGAAGAATGCATACTTTGCGGCCGCTGCTTTGTGGTATGCCCCCAGAACGCCAAAGAAATCCGGAACGATGTGAGTATTGCCGAGGCCCTTATTGGAAGCGGGGCCCCGGTATACGCAAGCCTGGCGCCCTCGTTTGCAGCCAATTATACTGACGAGTCCAGCCACGCCCTCTCCATTGAACAGATGGAAACAGCCCTAAAGGAATTGGGTTTTGCGGGGGCTGAAGAAACTGCCCTTGGCGCGGCCATTATCAAACGTCAATACGATGAAATGGTCAAGCGGGAGGACAAGAACATCGTTATTTCTACCTGCTGCCATTCGGTAAATCTTTTGGTGCAAAAATACTACCCTGAGGCACTGCCCTATATTGCGCCTCTTCTTTCGCCCATGCAGGCCCACAGTGTGGATCTTAAGCGCCGTTATCCTGGGGCAAAAACAATTTTTATCGGGCCCTGCATTTCCAAAAAGGATGAAGCTGACCGTTATGGCGGTATTGTGGACTGTGTGCTTACTTTTGCCGAGTTATCCCAATGGTTTAAGCAGAAACGCATTGATATTGGCAAATGCGCTCCCAGGAACACAGAAAGCCCGGTTACGCACACCCTTACCCGGCTTTTCCCGGTAACAGGCGGCATACTGCGTACCATGGCGAAAGAAAACCCCCAATACACGTACCTTGCAATAGATGGTGTGACCAATATACAAAGAGCCCTTGAAGACATTATTAAAGGCAAATTGGACAAGTGCTTTATCGAAATGTCCGCCTGTACCGGAAGCTGTATCGGCGGTCCTTCCATGCAGAATGTGGCTGCCACCAACGGGATTCAGCGCAATACCGCGCCTGTACGCGATTATATCGCCATTAATGCCTATGCAGGCAGCGAAGACGATCCGGTATTTGCATATGACACTAAAACGCTCTCGAAAAGCTTCCCTTCGCTTGCGGTACGAAAAGTGCATTTGGGGCAAAACGCCATTGATGAAGTACTGCGGAAAATCGGTAAAACAAAGCCCGAGCACGAATTAAACTGCGGCTGCTGCGGGTACAATACCTGCCGCGACAAGGCTCTTGCGGTGCTCGAAGGGAAAGCAAACCTTACCATGTGCCTGCCCTACCTCATCGAGAAGGCAAACTCATTTTCCGACGATATCATTAAAAATACGCCCAATGCCATAATAGTACTGAACGAAAGTTTTGAAGTGCAGCAGATAAATAACGCTGCCTGCAAAATGCTCCACATCAACGAGCATGATATACTTGGCGATCAGGTTGTTCGCCTCCTTGATCCTATCCCGTTCATCGAAGTGAAAGACGAAGAAGAAAACCGCTACAACCAGCGCACCTATCTTGCCGATTATAAAAAGCATGTGGAGCAGACCATAATTTATGATAAAAGCTACCATATTATCATCTGTATTATGAGGGATATTACCGAGGCAGCGGATAAAAAAGAAGAAAAAACCAGGTTCAATCAGGAGACTATCGCCATTGCCGATAAAGTGATAGAAAAACAAATGCGCACAGTCCAGGAAATCGCATCCCTGTTGGGCGAAACTACAGCGGAAACAAAAATAGCCCTGACCAAGCTGAAAGAAGGCTTGTCAGGTGAATGAGGCAATGTATGGCACATTACAATAACAACGCCGTCCTCATAAAGCGTCAGCTTTTGGTTTCTATAATCAAATTGCTGCTTGAAGATAAACTGGAAGATGAGGTTGATCGTATTCCCTATGAGATGACCAAGGGAGCGGATTACGAATCCATCCGCTGCTGCGTATACCACGACCGCAGCATTTTAAAAACCCGCATTTTGGCGCGGCTTGGTTTTTCCATCGAGGATTATATTGAAGACGGAAGCTCCCTTGTTCCCCAGGTCCGAAAGGCGCTAAAACGCAAAAAAATCGAAGGGCCTATACTCACGGTTTTGGATGAGGCCTGCAATGCCTGCATTAAAACCCAGTACCTCATAACTGACGCCTGCCAGGGTTGCCTGGCGAGGCCGTGTACTATGAACTGCCCCAAAAAGGCTATTTCTTTTAGCCGGAACAGGGCGGATATTGACAAGGCAAAGTGCATTAACTGCGGCATTTGCCTTCAAGCCTGTCCGTATCACGCGATTATCAAAATTCCGGTCCCTTGCGAAGAAGCATGCCCTGTGGACGCTATTGCCAAAGATAATGACGGCAAAGAACGGATCGACTTTACCAAATGTGTTTTTTGCGGGAATTGCATACGCACTTGCCCCTTTGGCGCCATGATGGATAAATCGCAAATTGTGGACGTGATAAATGCAATGAAATCAGGGAAAAAACTATCCGCCATGATTGCCCCCGCAATAGCAGGGCAGTTCCGCGCTACCCTCGAAAAACTTGTAGGCGCCCTTAAGCAGGCAGGTTTTGACGAAGTCTACGAAGTTGCCCTGGGCGCTGATATAACAGCCCGGAAGGAGGCGGAAGAATTCGCCGAGCGTATGGAAAGGGACGAATCCTTTATGACCACCAGCTGCTGCCCTTCGTATATTGAAATGGTAAAAAAGCATCTCCCTGATCTTAAAAGCCACGTTTCGAACACCCGCACTCCCATGCACTACACTGCGGAAATCGCCAAAAAAGATCATCCCGATTATGGGCGGGTTTTTATCGGCCCTTGCCTTGCAAAACGCAAAGAGGGCATTGATGATCCCCTGATTGATTATGTTCTGACTGCCGAAGAAATCGGCGCTCTTTTTACTGCCATGGATATTAATGTTATGGAAGCAGAGGATGGAATAGCTGCAGGGGGCAATGCGAGAAAGGAAGGCCGCAGTTTCCCCTGGTCCGGAGGGGTCGCGGAAGCGGTCAAGCTGAATCTGAAGGCTATTTCCCAATTTAAGTCAGTTCCTGCTTCCGGCAGGGGCAAGAACGATTCAAAGACAGTTTTGGTTGATGTAATGTCGTCTTTTGAGCCTGTCAGGATAGATGGTTTTACAAAAGAAGGCGTCCAAACCCTTAAAGACTGGTCGTTAGGGTATAATACAGGCACTATCCTTGAAGTAATGGCCTGCCCCGGAGGATGTATATCGGGCCCTATGGTTATCGCAAATCCGAAAATTGCATTGAACCAGGTGAAAAAACTTGCCGAAGAAGGCAGTCATGAATGAGCGAATTGACAATAGCTTAAACGAACTCTGTACTGACGTAGGATTTGTCAATGTAAACAAACACGGCGAGCAACTCTGCGGCGATCATGTCGAAGTGATCCCCGATGACAAACTTACCGTCATGGTTCTGGCTGACGGGCTTGGAAGCGGAGTAAAGGCGAATATCCTTTCGACATTGACCTCAAAAATAATTTCCACCATGATAGCCAATTCGCTCCCCATAGAAGAATGCGTTAACACTATTGCTTCTACATTACCCCTTTGCAAAGAAAGGCAAATAGCTTATTCAACCTTTACCATAGTGAGGATAAGCAATAACATGGAAGCTGAAATTATCCAGTACGACAATCCCTGGGTAATTCTTTTGCGGAACGGCAAGAATTTTGATTATCCCAAAACTGCGGAATTTGTTGCAGATAAGGGAGAAGCAATTTTCAGCAAGGGAGTTATCAACAAAAAAGTTATTTATAAAACCAAAATCCGCCTCCAGGAAAATGATACATTTATTGCCATGAGCGATGGGGCTATACACGCCGGCATTGGTAAAAGCCTCAATTTCGGCTGGCAGCGGGATGACATCATTAAATACATGGAAGAAATTTACCAGAGCGATTATTCTGCAAAAACTACCAGTTCTTTGCTTTTAAGCAAGTGTGTTGAGCTTTATGGCGGCGAACCCGGGGATGATACTACAATAAGCACCGTAAAGATACGCCGCCGCAGGCCCATCAATTTGTTGATCGGCCCTCCCGCGAATCCCCAGGATGTTATGAAAATGATGGCCCTCTTTTTTGCCAAAGAAGGGAAGCACATTGTCTGCGGCGGCACTACTTCAACTCTGGCAGCGGAATTCCTGCGCAAGTCTTTGAATACCGGCCTTCCCAATTATGTTGATCCTGACATTCCGCCTACTGCCGCCATTGACGGGGTTGATCTTGTAACCGAAGGTGTCATCACCATGAGCCGGGTGCTCGAATATGCCAGGGACTATCTAAAAGACAATGATGATTATTTTCACTGGAAAACAAGCGAAGACGGAGCATCCCAAATCGCGCAATTGCTGTTTGAAGAAGCCACGGATATTAATTTTTATGTAGGCCGGGCAATGAATGCTGCCCATCAGAATCCGGATTTGCCTATAGGCTTTAGCATCAAAATGCATATAATTGATGAACTCTCAACTTGTTTAAAAGCAATGGGAAAACAGATTAAGGTTAGTTACTTTTAAAGGAAACGATGATGGTAGAATTATGTGTATGTATAGGCAGCTCCTGCCATATCAAGGGTTCTTTTGGGGTGATACAGGCTTTTAAGCAGCATATTGAAGAAAAAAGCCTCCAGGACAAAATCAACTTTAAATCAAGTTTCTGCATGAAACAGTGCAGCAATGCGGGAGTGGCGGTATCAGTGGACAATGTTATCCATCAGGTAAGCCCGGACAAAGCAGGGGAATTTTTTACCGCACAGGTAATGCCAAAGGTCTAGTGGTGAAACCGAGAGTACCCGCTGCCCCATCGGTACGAAGGCTGCCGTCTTATCTTCATGTTATTAACAACCTTCCCGTGGAAGGGGAATACATTTCAGGTACGTTTATAGCGGAAGAGCTTAATCTTGACTCCATCCAGGTGCGCAAGGATCTAGCCATCACCGGGGTCACAGGCAAGCCAAAAAAGGGCTACCGTATCGAGGCTTTGCGGGACGCAATAGAAAATTTCTTGGGCTGGGACAAGGGTTTCGATGCGGTGCTGGTAGGAGTCGGTAACCTTGGTTCGGCATTGATGGGGTACAGCGAACTTGTCCGTCACGGCCTTCACATTATTGCGGCTTTTGACAATAATCCCAGGATGGTAGGGAAGAGGGTGCATGGCATACCCATACTCAACACCAAAACCATGGATATCCAGCTTCGAACCCTCGGTGCCAAAATAGCTATCCTCTCTGTTCCTGCGGAAGCGGCCCAGGAAACAGCCGATGTTCTGATTCGGGCGGGCATCACGGGGCTTTGGAATTTTACAAACGTTAAGCTCAAAACGCCCGAGGGTATTATTGTTCAAAAAGAAGATATATCATCAGGGTATGCAATGCTTTGCGTTCGCATGAAGGAGTAAATCATGAACAGTATTCAGCTTAGTCAAACGAATCTTTCCAAATTGAATAAGGCTATCCATACACCTTCGTATGACCGGAATCAACGCTCGCCCGCAATAGTCCACCTTGGGCTGGGGCACTTTCACCGGGCCCACATGGCTTTCTTCCTGGATGCCCTGCTTAAAACAGGCATAACCAGGGCGGGCATTTTTGAGGTGAACCTTGTCCCGGACCGCCTTCCCATAGGGAAGATACTTAAGGAACAGGATTATCTCTATACCCTGCTCACGAAAAGCGGAGCCGGAAATCACAGCGAAGCTCCCAGCGGGAAGGAAGACGCTATAGTAATCGGCTCAATCTTGAGTTATGCCAATGCCTCGGATAGCCTTGCCGAAAAAAACAGGCTCATCGAAAAGGTTGCCTCCGGGGAAACAGCCCTTGTCAGCCTTACCATCACTGAGAAGGGCTATTGCTTTATCCCTGCCGATTTTACCCTTGACCTTAACCACCCTGCAATCAAGCACGATCTTGAACACCCCGAAGATCCCCAGTCTGCGGTCGGCTTCCTCGCTGCAGTCCTGAGCAAGCGTTCTGCCTCAAATAGGCAGCCCCTTACGATCATGTCCTGCGATAATTTCCCCTCAAACGGGGAAACCCTTAGCCGTCTTATCCGCACTTTTTGCGAGAAGGTGTATCCTTCCTGCATCTCCTGGATAGAAGAAAATGTCGCCTTCCCCTGTTCCATGGTTGACCGCATTACCCCCAATACCACCCCGGCCCACTCCAAAGAGCTGGAAGAAAAATTCGGCATCATTGACAATTGGCCTGTCTGCTCCGAAGATTTTATCCAATGGGTTTTGGAAGATAATTTTCTTCTGCCCCCCGGATCGGCCTTTAATCCAAAAGATTTTGCCAAGGTTGGCGTACAGCTCGTAAAGGATGTAGAGCCTTACGAACACATGAAGCAGCGCATCCTCAACGGAAGCCATTCAGCCCTTGCCTATACTTCCTATTTAATGGGCATCAGGAAAGTCGACGAAGCCATGGCTGACCCTCAAATTTTCAAATTTGTGCGCAGCCTATATATGGAAGAAGCCGGGGCAGCCCTTCCGCCCATAGAAGGCGTGGATCTTAAAGCGTATAAAGACACAACGGCAAACCGTTTTTGCAACCCCAATATCT is drawn from Leadbettera azotonutricia ZAS-9 and contains these coding sequences:
- the adhE gene encoding bifunctional acetaldehyde-CoA/alcohol dehydrogenase gives rise to the protein MAETKKYETVNSPETLEKALAGIRAAQKIYAAFTQEQVDRIFFAAACAADRARIKLAKMAVEETGMGIVEDKVIKNHYAAEYIYNAYKNTKTCGIIEEDAAYGIKKIAEPIGLIAAVIPTTNPTSTAIFKTLICLKTRNGIIISPHPRAKGSTNAAARIVLDAAVAAGAPEGLIRWIDEPSLEMTNTVMKEADTILATGGPGMVKSAYSSGKPAIGVGSGNVPAVIDSSADVILAVNSIIHSKTFDNGMICASEQSVIVLDDVYDAVKKEFQARGCHFLSAADTEKVRKTIIINGALNAKIVGQKAHTIAALAGVKVPEATKIIIGEVKSVDISEEFAHEKLSPVLGMYKAKTFGEALDKAEQLIRDGGYGHTASLYLNTVTDKAKIDEFASRMKTCRIIVNTPSSHGGIGDLYNFKLAPSLTLGCGSWGGNSVSENVGVKHLMNIKTVAERRENMLWFRAPEKIYIKKGCLPVALDELKNVLGKKRVYIVTDNFLYKNGYTKAITGKLDEMGIVHETFFDVEPDPTLACAKKGAALMTAFQPDCIIALGGGSAMDAGKIMWVLYEHPEADFQDMAMRFIDIRKRVYTFPKMGEKAYFIAVPTSAGTGSEVTPFAVITDEKIGMKYPLADYELMPDMAIVDADLMMNAPKGLTSASGIDALTHDLEAYASMLATDYTDGLALRSMQMIFKYLPAAYNNGANDAIAREKMANAATMAGMAFANAFLGVCHSMAHKLGAFHHLPHGIANALLINEVLRFNAVEVPPKMGTFSQYDHPHTLARYVEIADFLGLKGKTDGEKLDSLIAAIDKLKSAIGIKKTIKDYNIDEKDFLARLDEMSEQAFDDQCTGANPRYPLIAEIRQMYLNAYYGKGEKA
- a CDS encoding monomeric [FeFe] hydrogenase — encoded protein: MAHYNNNAVLIKRQLLVSIIKLLLEDKLEDEVDRIPYEMTKGADYESIRCCVYHDRSILKTRILARLGFSIEDYIEDGSSLVPQVRKALKRKKIEGPILTVLDEACNACIKTQYLITDACQGCLARPCTMNCPKKAISFSRNRADIDKAKCINCGICLQACPYHAIIKIPVPCEEACPVDAIAKDNDGKERIDFTKCVFCGNCIRTCPFGAMMDKSQIVDVINAMKSGKKLSAMIAPAIAGQFRATLEKLVGALKQAGFDEVYEVALGADITARKEAEEFAERMERDESFMTTSCCPSYIEMVKKHLPDLKSHVSNTRTPMHYTAEIAKKDHPDYGRVFIGPCLAKRKEGIDDPLIDYVLTAEEIGALFTAMDINVMEAEDGIAAGGNARKEGRSFPWSGGVAEAVKLNLKAISQFKSVPASGRGKNDSKTVLVDVMSSFEPVRIDGFTKEGVQTLKDWSLGYNTGTILEVMACPGGCISGPMVIANPKIALNQVKKLAEEGSHE
- a CDS encoding phosphotransferase family protein; its protein translation is MKLEKIIAVRTDKTIYLDGNKVVKVMGPSYPASDVLSEALNLACVNETPLKTPKLLEVTQVDGKWAIVWEYIKGKTLAEIMDKDKANFEKNMSRFVDIQLEMHRYKTTRLPLLTEKLQRKIGACGLDASSRYELSTRLASLPKHTKLCHGDFNPSNIIITDKDEAYIIDWSHATQGNASADAAQTYLLFWLSGNIDAAGAYLEKFCKKSDTAKQYVQKWVSIISASQLVKAKPAEKEFLLHWANVVEYE
- a CDS encoding (2Fe-2S) ferredoxin domain-containing protein, yielding MKITVCIGSSCHLKGSRQVVEGVQSLIAKHDLKNKVELGGVFCMGKCDTGVSVTVDKAYHSVQPENVEAFFKEAVLKKLA
- a CDS encoding (2Fe-2S) ferredoxin domain-containing protein, whose protein sequence is MMVELCVCIGSSCHIKGSFGVIQAFKQHIEEKSLQDKINFKSSFCMKQCSNAGVAVSVDNVIHQVSPDKAGEFFTAQVMPKV
- a CDS encoding [Fe-Fe] hydrogenase large subunit C-terminal domain-containing protein, with translation MTEYLNLKAADCKNCYKCIRHCPVKAIQFTGNSAQIIPEECILCGRCFVVCPQNAKEIRNDVSIAEALIGSGAPVYASLAPSFAANYTDESSHALSIEQMETALKELGFAGAEETALGAAIIKRQYDEMVKREDKNIVISTCCHSVNLLVQKYYPEALPYIAPLLSPMQAHSVDLKRRYPGAKTIFIGPCISKKDEADRYGGIVDCVLTFAELSQWFKQKRIDIGKCAPRNTESPVTHTLTRLFPVTGGILRTMAKENPQYTYLAIDGVTNIQRALEDIIKGKLDKCFIEMSACTGSCIGGPSMQNVAATNGIQRNTAPVRDYIAINAYAGSEDDPVFAYDTKTLSKSFPSLAVRKVHLGQNAIDEVLRKIGKTKPEHELNCGCCGYNTCRDKALAVLEGKANLTMCLPYLIEKANSFSDDIIKNTPNAIIVLNESFEVQQINNAACKMLHINEHDILGDQVVRLLDPIPFIEVKDEEENRYNQRTYLADYKKHVEQTIIYDKSYHIIICIMRDITEAADKKEEKTRFNQETIAIADKVIEKQMRTVQEIASLLGETTAETKIALTKLKEGLSGE
- a CDS encoding ABC transporter substrate-binding protein, yielding MKYFKLQGLAAVLALAVFAGQNLYARAQNDQSGAIPASVIINIGSLYEPTNLSSTEGGGQGVTEAFNGNVYEGLFKLTDEGKVENLLAVNYTKSADGLTYTITLRDGVRFHSGKALSSADVKASFERAVAPGSLSARISSFRIVKSVATPDAKTVVFTLNTPSISFLYNLAYLWILNIDGRDFKTSEDGTGPYVLDRWTRGSSLSIKKWDGYWGTPAKNAGVVFNYFTDASALSNALLSGQIDIITAVQSPDGIAQFENNRKYVINNGASTTKELLAFNDRNPPFNNANVRKAIYSAVNRQKLLSSIWGNYGSLIGSMVPPTDPWYDASLVNANPYDINLAKQLLASGGYPNGFAFTLDTPTYDPHPTVAEFLKSELAAVGITVNINSISADEWYTKVYKERNFAATLQEHVNDRDVVWYGNPDFYWGYSNPEVVRLVSESEQVNTPEEQTQKLLEVNRTIAREAASVWLYLYPQIVISASNVSGYPINGLNSQFYAYNIVKTN
- a CDS encoding SpoIIE family protein phosphatase codes for the protein MNERIDNSLNELCTDVGFVNVNKHGEQLCGDHVEVIPDDKLTVMVLADGLGSGVKANILSTLTSKIISTMIANSLPIEECVNTIASTLPLCKERQIAYSTFTIVRISNNMEAEIIQYDNPWVILLRNGKNFDYPKTAEFVADKGEAIFSKGVINKKVIYKTKIRLQENDTFIAMSDGAIHAGIGKSLNFGWQRDDIIKYMEEIYQSDYSAKTTSSLLLSKCVELYGGEPGDDTTISTVKIRRRRPINLLIGPPANPQDVMKMMALFFAKEGKHIVCGGTTSTLAAEFLRKSLNTGLPNYVDPDIPPTAAIDGVDLVTEGVITMSRVLEYARDYLKDNDDYFHWKTSEDGASQIAQLLFEEATDINFYVGRAMNAAHQNPDLPIGFSIKMHIIDELSTCLKAMGKQIKVSYF